One genomic region from Euzebya tangerina encodes:
- a CDS encoding phosphotransferase family protein, translating into MDGCFPDLGAPVGAWWPVDTGWHCHVFRLESGHAVRLPRRRDVQRHLRMEAGLLSVLEESDVLAPRLQAVCPTHGSMVITWIEGRPLNDRVLRGIGVARIVEQVAAVLRALAVVPVAQAVAVGVQARDLRPVLADFRDRVIPLVDDRRALGLLHEAAALESAKAGRSPRVLLHADIGPAHVLCDHQGLTGVLDWSDAAIGDPATDLAWLLNGCGRRLRDGLVSALELPPELVRRADLMHALGPWWEVTHGLDQQDQVLVARGLAGIRQRLPAS; encoded by the coding sequence ATGGACGGCTGCTTCCCCGACCTGGGTGCCCCGGTGGGTGCCTGGTGGCCGGTCGATACCGGCTGGCATTGCCACGTGTTCAGGCTGGAGTCAGGGCACGCCGTCCGTCTGCCACGCCGCCGCGACGTCCAACGACATCTGCGGATGGAAGCCGGACTCCTGTCCGTGCTCGAAGAGTCAGACGTGCTGGCTCCTCGTCTACAGGCTGTCTGTCCGACGCATGGGAGCATGGTCATCACCTGGATCGAGGGACGTCCACTCAACGATCGGGTCCTGCGTGGGATCGGTGTCGCGCGGATCGTGGAACAGGTCGCCGCAGTTCTTCGAGCACTGGCCGTCGTTCCCGTTGCGCAGGCAGTGGCTGTTGGCGTCCAAGCTCGGGATCTGCGTCCAGTTCTTGCGGACTTCAGAGACCGCGTAATTCCGTTGGTCGACGACCGTCGGGCGCTGGGCCTGCTGCACGAGGCGGCGGCGTTGGAGTCCGCGAAGGCAGGTCGGTCTCCACGGGTCCTGCTGCACGCCGACATCGGTCCGGCTCATGTGCTGTGCGACCATCAGGGCCTTACCGGCGTCCTCGACTGGAGCGACGCCGCAATCGGTGATCCGGCAACCGATCTTGCCTGGCTGCTCAACGGCTGCGGTCGCCGCCTTCGGGACGGTCTCGTCAGTGCGCTCGAGTTGCCGCCAGAGTTGGTGCGCCGGGCCGATCTGATGCACGCGCTCGGACCGTGGTGGGAGGTCACCCACGGGCTGGACCAGCAGGACCAAGTGCTGGTGGCCCGTGGGCTTGCCGGGATACGCCAACGACTGCCTGCTTCGTAG